Below is a window of Dissulfuribacter thermophilus DNA.
TTTGTGGCAATAATGTCTATTTCCCCTAAGGTCTTAGATGAATTTTACTGTATCGCTCAAAAAGTAGGGGTTCCCTGCATAAAAGTTCCCAGTCTTATCCCACCAAAACCAGTTACCCATGAAGCGTATGGCCCAAAAGGGAAAAAGATTGTAAGTATTCGTAATAGAAAAATTAGGACCTAAATCCTGCACGGCAAAAGGGGGCAAAAATGAATTATTTACGATTTTATAGAGTATTAGCTAACATCTGGCTTCTCACTAAATTCACTTTTTGGGTGAATCCATATTTAGTGTTTTTTTACCCCCTTGCCGTGCAGGATTTAGGTAGGACTAGAAGCTAAAGGAGGGACAAGTGGCACAAAAAAAATTAACCAAAAAAGATATTGAGAAACTGACTAAAGACTTAACCTTGATAAAAAGACATGGATGGTTCTCTTTAAAGGGAACAGAGAAGAAAGAGTGCCTCTCTTACGCAGATGAATACAAACAATTCATCTCTACTGCCAAGACCGAACGCGAAGTTGCAAGCCATATCACAGACATTTTAAAAGAAAGGCCAGAAATAAAGTTTTGGACTTTCAGGAACAAGGCGGTCTGTGTTTACAAACCTGGAAAGAGACCTGCGGCCCAAGGACTTCGTATTATTGTCTCCCATATAGATGCTCCGAGACTGGATCTCAAGTTGAATCCTCTCTATGAAGACCAGGAAATGGCCTATCTCAAAACACATTACTACGGTGGTATAAAGAAGTTCCACTGGGTCACAAGGCCCTTGGCCCTTCACGGCGTGGTATTTTTAAAAGATGGAAGATGTGTAAAAATTTCCATTGGTGAGGATAAGAATGACCCAGTACTGACCATCAATGACCTGCTTCCACACCTTGCATCAAAGGTTCAAGGTGAAAAGAAGCTAAGAGAGGCCATTCCCGCAGAAAAGTTAAACGTGCTTCTAGGCGGATTTCCCATAGAGGGGCCAGATGATACAAAAGAGGCTGTAAAATTGAACTGCCTACATATTTTAAATACAACCTATGGAATTACAGAAAGGGATCTCATTAGTGCAGAATTAGAGATCGTGCCCCAGGGTGAAGCTCGGGATGTAGGTATAGATAGGGCATTTATAGGGGGTTATGGCCAAGATGATAGGGCATGTGCCTATGCAAGTCTCAAGGCAATAATGGATTCAAAGGATGTTGAATATGCAAATCTCGCCCTCTTTCTAGACAAGGAAGAAATAGGTAGTGATGGAAACACTGGAGCAAAATCAAAATGTCTTGAACTTGCGCTCTATGATATCTTCAGACTTGAAGGGACGGTTATTGAACCTGACACGATTTATAAGGCTCTCAATGCCTCAAAGGCCATTTCAGGTGATGTTACTGCAGGAGTTGATCCAGACTATATGGAGGTATATGAGAAGAGAAACGATGCCCTCATGGGCTATGGCATCAATCTCACCAAGTATACTGGATCAAGAGGAAAATACTCAGCAAATGATGCCCACGCCGAATTCGTAGACTGGGTTACGAGACTCTGGGATAAAGAGGGAATCATCTGGCAAGCAGGAGAGCTTGGAAGAGTCGATGAAGGAGGGGGAGGTACTGTTGCAAAATATATTGCCTCATTGGGAATCGATACAGTAGATGCAGGCCCTCCACTTCTCAGTATGCATTCTCCATTCGAAGTTGCGCATAAATTGGATTTATATATGACCTACAGGGCTTATAAGGCATTTTTTGAGGCATAGAATGAGGCACCCATGACTGGTTATTTTATAAGTGTTGAGTTTTGAGTTAAAAGAAGCAGCCTTTAATAGCCCTTTTGCTTCAACTCAAAACTCAACACTCAAGTCTCTGACTTGAGGTAACCATTTAAAATAAACCAAAATTATCCCCCAACACCAATGCTCGCAAAACTCAAAACTTCCATAGGTTTTCTTCCTTCAACTCAAAACTCAACACTCAAAACTCAAAACTTCTATACGGGGGTGACGAATTCGTTCGTCATGAAAGTTTGGGTTAAAAAGTACTTATGACATTGACCTAATCAAATTGTCTCCATGACCTTCATCACTGCATCATGTAGTCTTGGCCTAAGTTTTTTTAGGCCGTTACGACTCTCTAGTGAATCCAAGGGAAACGTCCTATTAGTAAGGAATACCACTATTATCCCTCTATCTAGGTCTATCCAAAACGAAGTGCCTGTATAGCCAAGGTGGCCAACAGTCTTTTTTGAAAAATGTGTACCGGCCTGAGAACCTGATTCTGAAGGAGTATCAAATCCAAGACAAAATGAGGGCTTGGTACCTGAGCTTGAAGAGTTTGAAGTAGATATCTTGGTCTCTAAAAATTTCCGGAGAATAGCACCAGAAAGACCTTCAATAGCCAATTCGTCCTTATATAAAAGATAGAGCTCTGAAAGAAAGCGTATCAATTCCTTTGCACTACCAAAAAGACCGGCATGCCCAGCACTCCTCCCAAGTGCCCAGGCATTGAGGTCATGGACTTCACCTCTTACCAATTTTTTTCTTCTATTACACTGGAGAGTGGGAGCAATTAATTCTGTTTGCACTTTGAATCCAAGTGCATCTCCGCAAAGCTTAAAGGGCCTTGCCACAAACTCATTAAAGGCTCTAGCCAAATCCATTTGGAGAGTGTCTTCGACTATAAATCCCAAAAGAATAAAGCCAAGGTCGCTATACAGTTCACGTCTGCCAGGTTTATCCACAAGCTCTATGGACAAGATTGCCCTTTTAAATCCTTCTTTTCCCCTTGCCTTCTCATAAAGTGGTGCCCATGCAGGCAGTCCTGACCTATGGCTTAAAAGGTCTCTAATTCGAATAGACTGTTTATTTTCTGGACATGGGCTTAAAAAGGCAAACTCTCTTAGGGTTGTATCAAGGCTTAGTCTTCCTGCATTTACGAGTCTTGTTACAAGTAGAGTGGTGGAGAGAGGCTTTGTAAGTGAGGCAAGATCAAATACTGTGTCTGGCCTGATCTCAGGGCTCTTTATTGAGTACGTCTCTCTTCCCCATGAAAAGACTATGGGTTCGTGTTCCCTCTTCCACACCGCAAGGGAGCAACCTGGGAATATTTTATCAGTTATGGCCCTTAGAATAAGTGGCTCAACAGCCCTTTTCAGGCTATGCCTTAAAGACTCCTCACCCCTTGCCTTCAACTCAAAACTCAAAAATCAAAACTCATAACTTCTAAAAAGGCACATCATCTTCATCAATTGGAGGAGGCTCAAGCTCGCTTTCTTCCATTGATCCTGAGCCCTTGGATTCAAGCATCTGCATTTCTCTTGCGTGTACCTCAGTTGTCCATCGCCTATTACCATCCTGATCTTCCCAGGCCCTTGTACGAAGCTGTCCCTCAATATAGACAAGCATCCCCTTTTTGAGATACTGGCTGCAGATCTCTGCAAGCTTGTCCCAAGCAACTATCCTATGCCATTCAGGCTCCTCTACCCATTCTTCCCCTCTCTTTACACGGTTGTTAGTTGCTATTCTAAAGCTTGCTACAGCCATTCCGGTCTGGGTATAACGTATCTCTGGATCTGCCCCAAGTCTACCTATAAGTATTACCTTATTTACACCCCTTGCCATGACCTCAGATCTCCTTTCAAATAACTTTCTACCCCTTAGCCCTCTAGGGCTTAGATCAAATTATAATCAATAAAACTGAAGAATGATAATTTATTTATTTTAATCCTCTTATAATAAATTATTCATATTTTGTTTAATCAATATCATATAGCATATTTTAGGATTTTTATAGTCAGCAAGTAGTCTAGTTTCATACAAGACAGGATTGATTTTACCTGATTTGAAAGAGGAACTAATTCAATAGACATATAGAAATTATACCAAAAACTTGAATTCACCCTTGCCGAGAAGATCATGGAGGTGCACTATGCCACAAAGCCTTCCAGTCTCTTCAATAACCGGAAGAACTGTAATTAGGTGTTCTTCCATTATGGCAAGGGCATCTGCTGCAAGAACATCTGGAGAGATGAACTTTGGTTGCTGTGTCATAATGTCGTCAATTGGTATATTTCCTAAGTCATGGCTATCTTGGAAATTAGTGTGGGAAAGCCCTCGTCTCAAAAGAGTTCTTCTCACATCACCATCAGTAAATATTCCAATGAGCGCACCGTCTCCATCTACTACCAGGACTGTACCAAGTCCCTTTTTATCCATCTCAGCTACTGCCTTTTTCACTGGAGTCCCTGTTAACACAAGGGGGATTTTGTCTCCGGTTATCATCACCTCTCGAACTTGAATCTTTAATCTTTCCCCCAAGGTTCCAGAGGGATGATTTCTTCTAAAGTCTTGTTCACTAAAATTCCTTAGACTCAGGAGAACTACTGCCAGGGCGTCGCCCACAGCAAGTGTCGCTGTGGTACTCGCTGTTGGGGCAAGCCCAAGACTGCATGCCTCCTTTTCCACGCCAGTATCGATAATGCAGTCGCTGAGTTTCGCGAGCCTCGATAAGGGATTGCCAGTAAAGGCAATTATTGGCACTCCACGTTCTTTTAAGACCGGAATAAGCCTTAAAAGTTCCTGTGTATTTCCACTGTTGGATATGGCAATAACTACATCACCTTTTTGTACTACCCCCAGATCACCATGAAGTGCTTCAACAGGGTGAAGAAATACAGAGGGAGTACCAGTACTTGAAAATGTTGCTGAGATCTTTCTGCCTATTAGACCACTTTTACCAATGCCGCATACAACGACTCTACCTTTAGAGTCAAGAATAAGCTCTACCGCCCGCTTAAATCCCTGCCCTAGTTGGGCTCTAACGCGTTTAAGGCCTTCGATTTCAATATCAATTACCTCTTTTGCCCTATTCAGTATATCCACTTCTCGCAACACCACCATTTATCTTTCAAGCTGAAACTTGCCTCTATAGCCAGTAACTTCCAAAGGATAATCTCCATTAAAACACGCAAGGCAAAAATCTTCTTTTCTCCTACCAGAGGCCTCTATCATTGACTCGATACTTAGATAATGCAATGCATCTAGACCAAGAAATTTTCGAATCTCCTCAACAGAATTATTAGATGCAATTAACTCGCCCTTATTTGAGAAGTCTATCCCATAGAAACAAGGATACTTTATTGGAGGACAGCTTACTAACATCGTCACCTCTTTTGCCCCGGCCTCTCTAATCGCCTTTATCCTGGTCCTACTTGTAGTACCCCTTACAATTGAGTCCTCCACTATTACTACTCTTTTGCCTCGAATTATTTCTTTGACAGGATTAAGTTTCACTCTGACCCCAAAATCTCGCATGGACTGGCTCGGCTGAATAAAAGTCCTACCCACATAGTGATTCCTTATTACGGCAAATTCAAAGGGTATATTAGAGGCTTGGGAGTAGCCAATAGCAGCATAGTTTCCTGAATCGGGAAAGGGCATTACAAAATCTGCTTCAATTGATACCTCTCGTGCAAGGGCCTCACCAAGATTTTTTCTAAAGGAGTAGACATTCTTTCCGAAGATATTGCTATCTGGACGAGCAAAATATATAAATTCAAAGATACAATTTGCCCGTCTCTTAGACTCAAGGGCCTTGAAACTTCTCAGCCCGTGTTTGTCAATTACAACGACCTCTCCCGGCTCAACATCTCTGATGTACTCTGCCTGAATAAGATCAAGGGCACAGGTTTCTGAGCTAAGGATATATGCCCCATTCAACTTCCCTATACAAAGGGGCCTAAGGCCAAGAGGATCTCTAAAGCCAACTAGAGTATCCTCAGTTGCAAGTACAATTGAATAGGCCCCTTTTATTAGGCTCATCGTATGACGCACACTCTCTTCAAGCCCCTGAGCCTTGGATTTGGCAATAAGATGAACCACTACCTCGCTGTCCATCGTTGTCTGAAATATTGAACCTTCTTCCTCAAGGCTCTTTCTTATATCGTTTGCATTGACGAGATTACCATTGTGTGCCACAGCTATGGAACATCCTGCATGGCACACTC
It encodes the following:
- a CDS encoding aminopeptidase, with protein sequence MAQKKLTKKDIEKLTKDLTLIKRHGWFSLKGTEKKECLSYADEYKQFISTAKTEREVASHITDILKERPEIKFWTFRNKAVCVYKPGKRPAAQGLRIIVSHIDAPRLDLKLNPLYEDQEMAYLKTHYYGGIKKFHWVTRPLALHGVVFLKDGRCVKISIGEDKNDPVLTINDLLPHLASKVQGEKKLREAIPAEKLNVLLGGFPIEGPDDTKEAVKLNCLHILNTTYGITERDLISAELEIVPQGEARDVGIDRAFIGGYGQDDRACAYASLKAIMDSKDVEYANLALFLDKEEIGSDGNTGAKSKCLELALYDIFRLEGTVIEPDTIYKALNASKAISGDVTAGVDPDYMEVYEKRNDALMGYGINLTKYTGSRGKYSANDAHAEFVDWVTRLWDKEGIIWQAGELGRVDEGGGGTVAKYIASLGIDTVDAGPPLLSMHSPFEVAHKLDLYMTYRAYKAFFEA
- a CDS encoding serine hydrolase domain-containing protein — encoded protein: MSFELKARGEESLRHSLKRAVEPLILRAITDKIFPGCSLAVWKREHEPIVFSWGRETYSIKSPEIRPDTVFDLASLTKPLSTTLLVTRLVNAGRLSLDTTLREFAFLSPCPENKQSIRIRDLLSHRSGLPAWAPLYEKARGKEGFKRAILSIELVDKPGRRELYSDLGFILLGFIVEDTLQMDLARAFNEFVARPFKLCGDALGFKVQTELIAPTLQCNRRKKLVRGEVHDLNAWALGRSAGHAGLFGSAKELIRFLSELYLLYKDELAIEGLSGAILRKFLETKISTSNSSSSGTKPSFCLGFDTPSESGSQAGTHFSKKTVGHLGYTGTSFWIDLDRGIIVVFLTNRTFPLDSLESRNGLKKLRPRLHDAVMKVMETI
- a CDS encoding single-stranded DNA-binding protein; its protein translation is MARGVNKVILIGRLGADPEIRYTQTGMAVASFRIATNNRVKRGEEWVEEPEWHRIVAWDKLAEICSQYLKKGMLVYIEGQLRTRAWEDQDGNRRWTTEVHAREMQMLESKGSGSMEESELEPPPIDEDDVPF
- a CDS encoding KpsF/GutQ family sugar-phosphate isomerase, with the protein product MDILNRAKEVIDIEIEGLKRVRAQLGQGFKRAVELILDSKGRVVVCGIGKSGLIGRKISATFSSTGTPSVFLHPVEALHGDLGVVQKGDVVIAISNSGNTQELLRLIPVLKERGVPIIAFTGNPLSRLAKLSDCIIDTGVEKEACSLGLAPTASTTATLAVGDALAVVLLSLRNFSEQDFRRNHPSGTLGERLKIQVREVMITGDKIPLVLTGTPVKKAVAEMDKKGLGTVLVVDGDGALIGIFTDGDVRRTLLRRGLSHTNFQDSHDLGNIPIDDIMTQQPKFISPDVLAADALAIMEEHLITVLPVIEETGRLCGIVHLHDLLGKGEFKFLV
- the purF gene encoding amidophosphoribosyltransferase, translating into MACPKEECGVFGVYGHEDASKLTYFGLYALQHRGQESAGIVSSDGRNVTEYKAMGLVSEVFNEERLKTLKGHLAVGHVRYSTTGSSILQNAQPFRVCHAGCSIAVAHNGNLVNANDIRKSLEEEGSIFQTTMDSEVVVHLIAKSKAQGLEESVRHTMSLIKGAYSIVLATEDTLVGFRDPLGLRPLCIGKLNGAYILSSETCALDLIQAEYIRDVEPGEVVVIDKHGLRSFKALESKRRANCIFEFIYFARPDSNIFGKNVYSFRKNLGEALAREVSIEADFVMPFPDSGNYAAIGYSQASNIPFEFAVIRNHYVGRTFIQPSQSMRDFGVRVKLNPVKEIIRGKRVVIVEDSIVRGTTSRTRIKAIREAGAKEVTMLVSCPPIKYPCFYGIDFSNKGELIASNNSVEEIRKFLGLDALHYLSIESMIEASGRRKEDFCLACFNGDYPLEVTGYRGKFQLER